Within Leguminivora glycinivorella isolate SPB_JAAS2020 chromosome 26, LegGlyc_1.1, whole genome shotgun sequence, the genomic segment CTAATTGTATATAtaatgatcatcatcatcatcgtcgcctgaaaaaaaaaaaaaaatctggcaTGTCGGGGCCGTGTTATGTGTGCACAGTTATGGAATTATTTTTGACTGATGGTGTGAATTAGTGTGtggataaaataaatttatatggaTGCAGTATACATGGTGAATGATGATTTTCTATTTGGAAAACGTGAGTGTTTCAAATTACTTAATTACTACCTAAATGTTATATCCTGTGTGTGTAGAATATGTAGATATATGTTGAGTCTAGGGAGTCGGGCAGTCGGGCCTCTCATCAAAAGAGAGAGAAGAAGTGACCGATACCTACTTACTATTACTGTTACTACGATATATTGGTTGGTGACGGCACGTATGGTATGAATATGGAATGAATATCGGCGGGCTTCGGCTAGGTTAGGCTGCACAGACCATCGATCGAtataatattttcaccacaccaactggtaaaggcattctttgctattcgaaaacagatagcaaaattgcattttatccacaagggggcaaagtaatttcatgcaaattttaacccgatgtcttaatatgtctgctagattttacctataaatgatgattttgaatcaaaaatattgaataaattgatgaatttgatttattttgatgttttatagtcagtattttgttcgtgttggtgtggtgaaaaattttgtgtttcactcggtggcaaagtttgtttaaccttcgtgccttgataccctcgcaacgctcaagattccactatattgagaatattggaatctttcgcttgctcaggtatcaatattggcacgtgcggttaaacaactactttgcccccttgtaaaacaaataactattgatacttttaaaataattatataggaGGAGGTACCCAAATTTCATATTGACGTACTCAAGTAACTGTTGTTTATTTAACTtaagattttatttgaaatgAATACCTACTAACCTAACTGAATGAAACCTAACTTCGCGCAACCTAACTCGTTCAAACCTCACTCTACGTGACCTAACTCGGCTCGGATCAGTGATTTAAACTAACTtgcaataggtacctatattattaaaaataataattttactacaacattataataattagaGGTATTATGTGTTTTATATAACGATTGCCACCGTATGTACGGCCTGAAACGAAACTTTTCACATAACATTCTGAACGTATTTGTGGCCCTGAAAAGGGCCGGTTATTGTTTGTTTGACGTACAAACAGACCACACTCTAGCAGCGTGCTCACTTAGAGCTGGTGTACTTGGTGACGGCCTTGGTGCCTTCACTGACGGCGTGCTTGGCGAGCTCGCCGGGGAGGAGCAGCCTGACGGAGGTCTGCACCTCCCTGCTGGTGATGGTGGACCTCTTGTTGTAGTGGGCGAGGCGGGAGGCCTCGGCGGCGATGCGCTCGAAGATATCGTTCACGAACGAGTTCATGATCGACATGGCCTTGCTGGAGATACCGGTGTCGGGGTGGACCTGCTTCAGCACCTTGTATATGTAGATGGCGTAGCTCTCCTTGCGCTTGtgcttcttctttttctttgaGTCAGACTTGGAGATATTCTTCTGGGCGTTACCAGATTTCTTGGCAGCTTTACCGCTCGTCTTAGGTGGCATTTCTATGTATTAATTAATTAGACGTTCACAGTGCGAAGTTCGAACTGGaagtgataatttttttttcgaattttgaATTTTGTTACTGCTCTGAAAATGAAGTGGGGGGATAATTGATCGAGAGTCGAGTACGCATGTCTCGACCAATAGCGTTCGTGAATCGTTATCAATCTATGTGGCCCGCgtttatgtattaatattatgttataatataatattataatatgataaattatatattttatacttttaaacgagtaattcatttttatttttatttatacatgcCGGCTATTTCGGACACCGCTTatacgatttcgctgaaatttgttatgtgtgGGTTTTGGAGGGTGggaaaaatcgatctagtttTTTAGTCTCAGGTCTCGGGAAAcgttaattttcaagttttaactCGGTTTCCTCACACCACATCACGTGACATCATTGCAAAATATGTACGATAATTTCGTCAATACTGTATTAGCGGTGTGTAGCTCAGTTGTAAGAGCCTCTGCTTATTGGCTCGAATTGTCACaggtgtcgtgagttcgaatcccggtcgtGTAAAAAGattgtttaatatttttaaattttattttttttttttttttcttcagttTCTTTTtcactatatattatgtattttttattatttaattaataaaatcgataaaataaaacagaactCCTAACctaattatttatgtttttgttaCAGGCGCACACACACCCCTGCGAGTGATCCATAGAAACGCGTAAGCAGGTAAGGTAAgtgtttttatatatatatatatatatatatatatatatatatatatatatatatatatcgattgattaaatatatatattagatACTGACTGATTTGTATTTTATGTGTCATGCCGTGAAACTAAAACTTTAGCACAGAATCATATTGTGGCCCTGAAAAGGGCCTTTGGCAACCGGTCACCCGCGCGGTATGTAATGCCGCAGACGTTAATCCGAAAGACAAACGAATGCAACACACATTAACCGAACTCCGGGCGTTACCGCCAGATAGGTATGTAAGAAGGTAAGGAGGCAGCCTAAGCCTTCTTCTCGGTCTTCTTGGGCAGGAGCACGGCCTGAATGTTAGGCAGCACACCGCCCTGGGCGATGGTCACGCCGGAGAGGAGCTTGTTCAACTCTTCGTCGTTGCGTATCGCCAGCTGGAGATGTCTCGGGATGATCCTGGTCTTCTTGTTGTCGCGAGCGGCGTTTCCGGCCAACTCGAGAACCTCAGCCGCCAGGTACTCCATGACGGCCGCGAGGTACACGGGGGCACCGGCACCGACGCGCTCGGCGTAGTTGCCCTTGCGCAGAAGCCTGTGGATACGACCGACGGGGAACTGGAGTCCGGCACGGTTAGAACGGGATTTTGCCTTTCCCTTAACTTTACCACCCTTGCCGCGTCCAGACATGTTTATAGTaagttaattaattaataaattaactaaaaactaaaaaaaataacacaatcAAACAACACGACAGACAAACGTACTAATCACGTACGATCGTGAGCTGATACTAATGAAAAAAAtacctgtattttattttatattttacgtGCGTATATGATAGTGGGGAGTATGAAGGGCAGAGATGACACGAGCGTGATCGGCCAATCAACGCTCACATAACGAAACCGCGTATCGAAGCAGAGGGAAAGAGACAGTGCGATGAGTGATTAGTGACGTGTGTTCtgcatttatttatatgataaattTGTAAATTAATTGAATGACTTCACGACTCTATGTATGTTTGCTTATTGCAATGAAACAGAGGTACTAAATAACCGTTCAATATCATACGTTAGCTCTGAAAAGGGCTTTCAGGGAATGAGATGAGGTGAGGTGAGGTGAGGTGAGGTGAGAGGGCGATGAGACGTGAGTGGATGAGAGAATGGCTGGTTACCCTGCATGTTATGTGCACTAATAGGCAAACACTGATTCTAATTGTATATAtaatgatcatcatcatcatcgtcgcctgaaaaaaaaaaaatctggcaTGTCGGGGCCGTGTTATGTGTGCACAGTTATGGAATTATTTTTGACTGATGGTGTGAATTAGTGTGtggataaaataaatttatatggaTGCAGTATACATGGTGAATGATGATTTTCTATTTGGAAAACGTGAGTGTTTCAAATTACTTAATTACTACCTAAATGTTATATCCTGTGTGTGTAGAATATGTAGATATATGTTGAGTCTAGGGAGTCGGGCAGTCGGGCCTCTCATCAAAGAGAGAGAGAAGAAGTGACCGATACCTACTTACTATTACTGTTACTACGATATATTGGTTGGTGACGGCACGTATGGTATGAATATGGAATGAATATCGGCGGGCTTCGGCTAGGTTAGGCTGCACAGACCATCGATCGAtataatattttcaccacaccaactggtaaaggcattctttgctattcgaaaacagatagcaaaattgcattttatccacaagggggcaaagtaatttcatgcaaattttaacccgatgtcttaatatgtctgctagattttacctataaatgatgattttgaatcaaaaatattgaataaattgatgaatttgatttattttgatgttttatagtcagtattttgttcgtgttggtgtggtgaaaaattttgtgtttcactcggtggcaaagtttgtttaaccttcgtgccttgataccctcgcaacgctcaagattccactatattgagaatattggaatctttcgcttgctcaggtatcaatattggcacgtgcggttaaacaactactttgcccccttgtaaaacaaataactattgatacttttaaaataattatataggaGGAGGTACCCAAATTTCATATTGACGTACTCAAGTAACTGTTGTTTATTTAACTtaagattttatttgaaatgAATACCTACTAACCTAACTGAATGAAACCTAACTTCGCGCAACCTAACTCGTTCAAACCTCACTCTACGTGACCTAACTCGGCTCGGATCAGTGATTTAAACTAACTtgcaataggtacctatattattaaaaataataattttactacaacattataataattagaGGTATTATGTGTTTTATATAACGATTGCCACCGTATGTACGGCCTGAAACGAAACTTTTCACATAA encodes:
- the LOC125239773 gene encoding histone H2B-like, which produces MPPKTSGKAAKKSGNAQKNISKSDSKKKKKHKRKESYAIYIYKVLKQVHPDTGISSKAMSIMNSFVNDIFERIAAEASRLAHYNKRSTITSREVQTSVRLLLPGELAKHAVSEGTKAVTKYTSSK
- the LOC125239774 gene encoding histone H2A yields the protein MSGRGKGGKVKGKAKSRSNRAGLQFPVGRIHRLLRKGNYAERVGAGAPVYLAAVMEYLAAEVLELAGNAARDNKKTRIIPRHLQLAIRNDEELNKLLSGVTIAQGGVLPNIQAVLLPKKTEKKA